One Pseudomonadota bacterium genomic window, CTTCCAATAACAGCCGCTGCAACGCGCGCTCACACTGCCGGTTTCACGGGCAATGCCGGTACCAGCCGAGTCAGCCTCAGCAGGCCTTCGTCCCCGGTCAGCAGCACGAGATGCTCGGTCTGTGCCGTGGCCAGCAGGAGGCGGTCAAAGGGATCCTTGTGTCCAAGTGGAACCTCGGTGGTGGCGATGGCGTGGACATCGGCGATGAGGAGAAGGGTGGCGCCGGCATTTCGAATCTCATCACGGAAAATCTGAGGTGGGATCGGTAATTTTCCCAGCCGTGCCTTCGATTCTTATTCTCATCTCACCGTTTTTAAGAAATTGATTACCGTCGATTCAAATTCCCGCTTATTTTGTTCATAGAGGCCGTGTCCTCCGTTCTCAATCAAGCAGAGGGTGGCATTGGGAATGAACTCCGTCAGCTCCCGGAAAAAAGATTCCGGAATAAGCACGTCTTTTTTTCCTCCAAGGACGAGTGTAGGCGTCTGAATCTCCCGAAGCTTCTCCCTGGCATCATGCTGAATGCAGGCTTCCATCGATACAACGAAATCATTGGGAATTCCGGGACGGCCGATGAGCACTGGCATCGCATGGTGCCAAAGCACGCGGTGAAATCCGGTAAAAGTCACATTCACCGACTCGGCGTAAAGTTCGTTCCATTTTTCCTGACGGGCAAGAATTATCCAGCGGCAGGCAAGTTTCACCGTCTCCGGAACGCTCCGCGAAGATCCCATGGAAAGGATGAGGCCGCGGATAAGATGGGGGAAATCGGCCACTAGATACTGCCCGATCAAAGAGCCCAGAGAAAGGCCCAGCACATGAACGGGGCCGCCAATTTCTTCAATAGCGGCCGCGTAATCCCGGGCCATATCCCGTGTCGT contains:
- a CDS encoding alpha/beta hydrolase, which gives rise to MPLLGYTSATQFPKFIQKIENGQLAKGLPFIRFGKGPQKLVIFPGISDAFLPIASSMPQYIPWYYRRYARDYDVCVISRKRGLPAGYTTRDMARDYAAAIEEIGGPVHVLGLSLGSLIGQYLVADFPHLIRGLILSMGSSRSVPETVKLACRWIILARQEKWNELYAESVNVTFTGFHRVLWHHAMPVLIGRPGIPNDFVVSMEACIQHDAREKLREIQTPTLVLGGKKDVLIPESFFRELTEFIPNATLCLIENGGHGLYEQNKREFESTVINFLKTVR